CTGTTaggaaagacaaagagaaatcCTGGCACCAGAGAAACTCCATGGTCTGACACTGCTCAGCATAgtccagctctgctctctgcagttATACGTGTTCAACTGAGTGGAGTGTTGATGACCAAGGAAGAGGACAACATGACATTGACCAACGTGCAACTcctttcagatatttaaaaaagctGTCAGGCATCCATCAGGTCTCAGATATGTCCCTGTTTTCTTTGGGAGGGAGCAGGAATGCAGAAGGATCAGGGGAGAGAATAGAGAATTTTCATATTCATGCTTGAGAACTTGCACTCCCAGGAGGCACTTcccaggaagagaagaaactcAGGCTGAAAGCTCTGCACATAAAACTCAAGACAGAAACTTCTCCACATCTGTGCCCAGGCTGTCACCTCTCTGGGGCAAGATGGTCCCTGTTTTGGAGAGGGTGGTCCCTCTCTGTGTTGAACCTCTTCCATACTGTGTGAATGATTATCTGCCTAAGGAGGGGGATGAACCTTTTCCTCCCAAAGGGTGTCACCACCCCTCACATTACTGAAGCAAGTCTCTTATGCTACCTCAGTCTTTTCTGCTGGAGTGGCTTTGTGGCATCATTTATTTATTAGGCCAGTGACAGACTGGCATGTGAGAAGAAACCAAAACCCTGGGTTTCTGAGCCAGAACAGGGCTGGCTGAATGGGCATGCTGTGGCGTCGAAGCAGAGGTGAGAGGGAACGCAGCTGTGTTGTCCTGTACCTCGCACGAAGTCCACTTGCAGAAATAACCGTGAGATCACCAGGACTGTAATGAGAACTGACTCACTGCCTGCCGATGTGAGTTTAAGCCACACTGGGTACCTTAACTCCAATGAGGCGACCCAAGCAGAGCTAAggctttgcttgcttgtttgccTGCAAGGTCAAATCTCCCTGAATCCCAAAGGCACTGGTTTTCCCTCTCACGGTGCTTCCCTTGTGCGGTAGTGTGAGGCACAGATCCCTGCATGTGCCGCGTGAGGCTGGTGAGCATCTCCAGTGGCTGGGAGCCGGGGCACTGGTCGATGGAGGCCTGAGCTGGCAGGGTCAGCGCAGGGCGGTGGGAAGAGACCTGGCAGGTACGTTGGACATAGAGTGACTGATTTAGTTCAGAGCCGCCTGttcctgctggcagcagtgcaAAAGAGAGCCTTCGCCCTTAAAGACACTAGGCGAACTCTAACCTTGAGTTTTAAACTGATCCAGTCTGGATGTAAGGCCAATTAGGGAAAAGATAAATGGAGACAGACTTCTGCAGCCGCTAGCAGCTCTGGCTCACGTCCCAGTACCCATGTCCCGGTCCCCTCTCTGGTGCTTTCGGTGGTGTTCATGCCTTCCTCTAGCTGTAGAAACTACCCCAACACCCTGTCATTGTTGAATTAGTCGCACAGCTTGTTGCCAAACGCGGGGATTTTTCCAGTGGTAACTCTAATGCTGGATATTGCTAGCATGCAGGCAGCCTTTCCAGTCAGCGCACGAgccctttccttttcattacaaggCGTGCTGCAGATATTCAGGGGCAAAGCATGGCCCTCTCTTAGCCTAGCAGCTCGAGGCCTTAAATCTCACTGGAGCTAGCTCCCTCCTGCTATATTAAGTAAGTCCTGTCTTTCCAAATTTAGAATTCCtgatgggatgggggagaaagTCTGGTGGTTATGAGAGGAGACTGGAAGCTAAGCGATCTGTCTGGGAAGCCAGCCCTGCCGCAGATGCCCCTCTGACCTTCAGCGGAGCAATTAGTGTAGATGAGATAACACCAATGCTGTAGAGGCAGATATAGGAAATGACACATGGTGTTTTGTGCTGGGAGCCACATTTGTAGCTTAAAATGCtctgtggtttttattttccccccGCAGTAGAGGGAAATAAGTGCTAGAATAACCCGCGAGGAGGCAGAGCCTGGAAAAAGCCTTCAACTTCCCAGACCCGTGCGGGAAAACATCCTCCTCCACCCGTACCCCTGCGGAGGGCCGTGGGCAGCGTAACGCGGGTGCCACGTCCTCGTCCgcctcccgtcccctccccgaGGGACACCGGCTGTGCTTCCACAAGCAAGATGGCTTTAAGGCAGCGGCCTTTCCCCAGCGCGGGGAGATTTCGGGGGTTactgaaaccctctcctcctcacaGCGTGGCCTTTCTGAGAAGAGAGCAGCACCGAGCGGGGCTGCGGAGGGGACCTTCTGCTCAGGCACCTCGCCTGACTGCGAGGCCTGTCCCGGGCGCCCCACGTCCCCTCACAGGGAGGCCTTGCCTCAGGCAGACCAGCCCCGCGCTCGGGCTGCTCCTCAGACAGCCTGAGGGGGCCCGCCTCGGCCCGCGGCCTGAaggccgccgctgcccgccctcACGGCACGCtccggccggggcgggggggccgccACAGCGCTGCCGCCCCGGGCGGGCTCCGCGGCGGAGGGAGGGGGCGGGCCGCGGCGGTGCGCTGTGGGCAGAGgccgcggcccgccccgccccgtcGGCCTTAaaatggcggcggcggcggcgggcggagcggcaGAGCGCGCAGCCATGGCGGGAGCGAGGGGGTTGCTGGCGCTGCTGGCCGCCGCCCTGATGTTCGCCGGCGCCGTGCTGGGCGCCGAGGACCGCCCGCGGCTCGTGGGGGCCCCGATCGATGTCGACGACGCCGACAACGACGAGGGCCTGCAGCGGGCCCTGCAGTTCGCCGTGGCGGAGTACAACAAGGCCAGCAACGACATGTACTCCAGCCGGGTGGTGCGGGTCATCAGCGCCAAGAGGCAGGTGGGTgccggggcggcccggcccctcCCCGGGACGGGTCTGGGAATAGCGGCGGGCGGGTgggcccggggccggggagggggtcTTAGGGTCGGCCCTGGCCCCCTCCGGGGAGCAGCTGAAAATGAGGCCTGTGGGGTTTCTTTGGGGAAAGAGCAGGCCTCGCGCCTGAGGGGTTGTTcagactgtttttatttttcacagaaggtGAATAAAAGCCTTTTATAGCTTGGGTCTTGTCAATCTGAATGCTCTTGAGTGCTATTGAAGAAGTTAGTAACTTCCTTACGCTGCTGCTGAGTTAACACATGTCTCTGTTTACTAAGGAAGCTGCACTGTGAGACTTGTTTACTTggattttgtttcctgtttttgaAAGGATGCCAAGTGCCTCTTCTGTGGAGGTTGCCACACACAATCCCCTCTGCTTCTGGAGTCTGGTTTCCATCATGTAGCCCGAAAACTGTCTGCCTTTCTGCTAGGCTTCTCTTACCAGAGAGCCCTTCATGTATGTGCTGCAAATAAAGCTGCTTCTGCCCACTTGTCTTGCAGATTGTGTCTGGAATCAAGTACATAATGAAAGTTGAGATTGCCCGGACAACTTGCCCGAAGCCAGCAACTGATCTCCAGAGCTGCGCTTTCCATGACGCGCCGCAGATGGCTAAGGTAGGCTCCAGAGCACAGCGTGCTGGCCCCTGGGTTTCCAACCCCTTCCCTCTGGCTGGCTTAGCACAGAGAGGTATGGGCTGAGTCCACTGTCTGCCCCAGCCAGGATCAGAGCCCTCATGCCTTTACGCTTAACAACATACTGCCCTTGCAGAACTTGTCTTGCCGGATGATGGTGACAGAAGGCAGGGCTTTTTAGTGTGTTTTCTAAGTGGGGATCTGAGGCTGTAGTGCATGGCGGACTGTGTGTGCCTCAGTCCTCTTAAAAAGTGCTGTGGTCTGGATCACAAGGATATGTGGAGGAAACTCTGCCAAGCCTGCAGGTCTCCTGGCTCTCAGTCCAGTGTTCTGAGACCCCATACTGTTCTCAGTTCCTCTTGCCCCATGCTGATGTAAACATGCTTGACTTGGCATGCGTTCCTGGGGCACTTGGATTGCTGTGAACAGAGCTTTGGGCTAAGCACCGATCACGAGAGGCAGATCAGCCCTGTTCTCTGTGCCCACCAGGCTGTTACGTGGGAGTTTTGTCTAATAGCAATGCTCTTTAAGGAGTACTTCAGCTTTTCAGATGAGAGCACCAGATACATCTGCCTTGATCTGGCCTGAATCTAGTTCTTCTGCAGTACTTCATTACTTCTGTTAATCACAGTGATAGGCTTAGCATCCCTGTGAACATGCCCtttctgtgtgcatgtatgAGAAGTGTAACTGCACACAAGTGATCCATTAAGCTTGTGTGTACCTTACAACAGCTGTAATTGTTTGACACATGCCCATACAGATTAGCTGTGCAGGTGTGCTTACCTGTGCCTGAGAGCTTATGTTGAGAGTATAACCTGTGCTGAAACCTTCCCTGTATGTGAATGGGTAAAGGATGTAACTTGACCTTCAGAAGTGCTGACTCCTTGGCTTCTCTGTAGTGTTTATTTGAGAGAAATGATTTGTCCTGAGCAGGTACTAACAAGAGTAGTGTTCCAAAATACTTGTCAGGAGAGTGCAAGTCTAGGGAGCCACGGAAGTGGCATACATCCTAGATCATGTCAAGTAGTAAATCAGCGTGGAACAATGGTTGACAACACTGTTTTATGCTCTTAATCtgataactgcttttttttctttctctccttagCACACCATTTGCAACTTCGTAGTGTACACTATTCCTTGGCTAAACCAAATTAAACTACTGGACAGTAGCTGCCAATAAGCCTACCTTGGTTCCAGCAGAGACCAGTAACCAGTTGCTcagatttaaaaggaaaaaagcaataacACAATTTGAGATAGGCTTTATCAATGCCTGTTAACTCAACTACTTATGTATGCTTGTGCTATGCAAGTTAAACTATGTAACTTTCCTCTTAAGCACAGTATGATCtcaactttgtttttcttctttgtaattACATTTTAGGACAGCTGTTTTGGTCTTCCTACAGCTTTCCCAATAAAGTAAATCCAACATCAgaattctgattaaaaaaaatccctttgtaTCCCTGTTAAGTGACTACTGTAAACATAAAAACTTGATTAACCAAGTTTTTGTGATGTGTGGTTTTCTTTGAGCTTGTGCTGTCTTGGAGGGagggtttgcttttatttgtgaCCTAGCCTATCATGCCCAAAGAAGGGGGTGAGGAGGAGTGTGGGGTCCTGATCACGGGGAGATAAACCCTGCTTCCTTGTCCCTTAACCTGGCCTCTGGTCTTGAGTAAGAGATGGAAGCCCTTAGCTGTTTGCACTGAAGAAGcactctgcttttgaaaacacagcagTGTGCCCCACTTGATCTTGGGAAAATGAGCCAAAGCTTGTGCTAAGGCTGCAATTGCTTCAGGTCCTGGCTGCTACACTGTTCTGTTGCAAGGCTGCATGTATTTATGCAGCTCTGTAAGAATTAACTGCCCTTGTATCTCCCTGTGCTGCCTTTGATGTGTTTTGGAACCCTTGCTTCCAAAACaaggttggggggggggtgtggggggagaggaggctgagccATACTCTGGCTGGGTGTTAACCAAGGGGAATTTGAATGGATGTCTGATCTGGATGAGTACCTTTAAATTGGCAGGCACAGAGGATCAGCAGGGAACTGGCTGAGGTGTTTCCTATTAAACTGTGAGGAATTTGTATTGCAGGCAAATGGGGTATACCCTGATACCCACAACCTATTTAGCCTGAGGACAGCCTAGTCCAAAAACAACTGGAAAGCTAGTAATTGGTGTTAAGTGAATAACTGATAAGAAAGAAATGGTGTTATTAGCTAGTGCAGTTTTATAGCAAACGGGTATTGTCCACAAAACCTGGCTTTGTTCTGCGTGCGTGAATTTTCCCCAGAAGAAACCCTCTAAATCCAGGTGCACGTACAAGCCTGGTGGGGTCTTTCGCTCAATCAAGTGCATGGCTGCTCGTTTCAGGAACGATGGCACCATGTTCGGGGTTGGTGTGGGCATCACAGGGAAAGACGGCTCCAGATCTAGGAAAAACAATGCAGCTTTTCAGTCTCTTGTGATGTGATGTCCCAGAACCCAAGCAAAAGAGACAAGGAAGCTTCCCTGAGCAGAAGGGAAGTGAGACTGGAGCTTGGGATCATGTGTAGGAGGGGTCTTTTGGTTTTTACTCCTGGGGGAAGACtggaaggaaggagcaggatCCCCTTGGAAGAAATTTCATCTTCAGGTAATAGGGGAAGGTGCCAGGCCAAGAGGAGGAGTCTTGGGAGGGGGTGAAGGTGCTGAGGTGAACGACGGGGATGCTTCTTGTTTTGCATAGTCCTAATAGTGCATTTCTTACTTTATCTTgtgtctttgcttttctgtgttttgaagtTAACATGTTCCTTTTGGTGTAAATCTCAACCAGGGATAAAGTGAGTCCCGTGTTCTGCCATGCCCTACGTTAATGCTCAAGGCCAGGAGTCCTGTGTCCAGGTTTGGTGGTCCTGTGTTGAAAGGAAGGTGGGAGGTGTGCAGAGAAGAGCTGCAGAAGTGATTGTGATGGCTGGAGAAAGCAGCTTGAGGTGAGAAGTGTAAGGATGCTGCTATTCTTTGCCTAAAAAATGATGACGAGAGCTAACGCAACCACATCTTTGGGTATGGGGGGCTCGGATCGAAGGAAGGAGAGCAAAACAAGAGAGTAACCAGAAAACTAGCTTCTAGCAGGAAATACAGCTCCCTAGGAGTGCATCTTCTGTGGGTTGCTCCTTCTCCCAAGGGAAATGCTACTTCCCGTCATTGCTGGGGTTTGATGAGCTTGCAGTGAGCACAAGGCCAGATCTTGATTCACGTT
This window of the Gavia stellata isolate bGavSte3 chromosome 37, bGavSte3.hap2, whole genome shotgun sequence genome carries:
- the CST3 gene encoding cystatin-C; this encodes MAAAAAGGAAERAAMAGARGLLALLAAALMFAGAVLGAEDRPRLVGAPIDVDDADNDEGLQRALQFAVAEYNKASNDMYSSRVVRVISAKRQIVSGIKYIMKVEIARTTCPKPATDLQSCAFHDAPQMAKHTICNFVVYTIPWLNQIKLLDSSCQ